Proteins encoded by one window of Martelella endophytica:
- a CDS encoding SDR family NAD(P)-dependent oxidoreductase — protein sequence MDRFHDRTALVTGASKGIGRAIAIRLASEGAHVAVNFNEDEDGAGRVVEQIIACGGNAFPVQADVGAPGDIEAMFTVIAEKLGRLDVLVNNAGIYRSRPIEELDAAEFDRHFHTNVLGGMMAVQAAMPLLNAGSAILFISSTASTQAPALGSVYSATKGAVTSVIKSLAKELAPSGIRVNGVSPGFVRTEGVALAGMIGTEFEQQIVAATPLARAGRPEDIAAAAAFLTSYEADFITGEVLVVSGGQAM from the coding sequence ATGGATCGCTTTCACGACCGCACCGCGCTGGTTACCGGTGCTTCAAAGGGCATCGGACGGGCCATAGCCATACGTCTGGCATCCGAAGGTGCGCATGTTGCTGTCAACTTCAACGAAGATGAAGACGGCGCAGGTCGGGTTGTCGAACAGATAATTGCGTGTGGCGGGAATGCATTTCCCGTTCAAGCTGATGTTGGTGCGCCGGGTGACATCGAAGCCATGTTTACGGTCATAGCAGAAAAGTTGGGGCGGCTTGATGTTCTAGTCAACAATGCCGGCATATACCGTTCTAGGCCTATCGAAGAGCTGGATGCGGCCGAATTCGATCGTCATTTCCACACTAATGTACTCGGCGGCATGATGGCGGTGCAGGCGGCGATGCCACTGCTGAATGCTGGGTCTGCCATCCTCTTCATAAGCTCTACCGCCAGTACCCAGGCGCCCGCGCTCGGTTCGGTTTACTCTGCCACAAAAGGAGCCGTAACCAGCGTAATCAAATCACTGGCAAAGGAGCTGGCGCCGTCCGGTATCCGTGTCAATGGTGTAAGCCCAGGTTTCGTTCGTACCGAGGGTGTGGCGTTAGCCGGCATGATCGGAACGGAATTCGAACAGCAGATCGTGGCAGCCACGCCGCTGGCCCGTGCAGGACGTCCGGAGGACATTGCTGCCGCTGCTGCATTCCTGACCTCCTACGAGGCAGACTTCATCACCGGTGAGGTGCTGGTGGTCTCCGGCGGACAAGCGATGTAG
- a CDS encoding helix-turn-helix domain-containing protein, which produces MTEATLPMPANHVTTSGKEAPADVSHIVMQALLLIGSDSGKALACLSQAQQMMAGSGAPPAPASANRAIAKGGLAPWQVSKIKRYIEENIDGSIALLDLAGQLRLSVSYFSAAFKVSFGVSPHAYVIARRVELAKRRIALTDAPLSEIALDCGLADQAHLSRIFRRHTGYTPSGWRRACATQNRLS; this is translated from the coding sequence ATGACCGAAGCCACATTGCCAATGCCCGCCAACCATGTAACGACCTCCGGCAAAGAGGCGCCCGCCGACGTCTCGCATATCGTCATGCAGGCGCTCCTGCTGATCGGCAGCGACAGTGGCAAGGCGCTCGCCTGCCTCAGCCAGGCACAGCAGATGATGGCTGGCAGCGGCGCGCCGCCAGCTCCGGCATCCGCGAACCGGGCCATCGCCAAGGGTGGGCTTGCGCCATGGCAGGTTTCCAAGATCAAGCGCTATATCGAGGAGAATATCGACGGTTCGATCGCCTTGCTTGATCTTGCCGGACAGCTTCGGCTGAGCGTGAGCTATTTCTCGGCCGCCTTCAAGGTCAGCTTTGGCGTTTCGCCGCATGCCTATGTCATCGCCCGACGCGTGGAGCTGGCGAAGCGGCGGATCGCGCTGACGGATGCCCCGCTTTCGGAAATTGCGCTTGATTGTGGACTTGCCGACCAGGCGCATCTTTCGCGCATCTTCCGCCGGCACACCGGCTATACGCCGTCCGGCTGGCGGCGGGCCTGCGCCACCCAGAACCGCCTTTCCTGA
- a CDS encoding Dps family protein, protein MTHTHASRGASLHTPSGLGADATRDISGGANALLADIFALFMKTKNFHWHMSGASFRDWHLMLDDQSDELLAMTDPLAERVRKLGGLTLTSIGAIAARQRIADNDAEFVHPHEMLAELRSDNADLAARMRALHGVCDEHNDVATASLLENWIDETEKRVWFLFEILRSTNA, encoded by the coding sequence ATGACCCATACCCATGCAAGCCGCGGTGCCTCGCTCCACACGCCATCCGGCCTCGGTGCAGACGCAACGAGGGATATCAGCGGCGGCGCCAATGCGCTTCTTGCCGATATCTTCGCGCTCTTCATGAAGACCAAGAATTTTCACTGGCACATGTCCGGCGCAAGCTTTCGCGATTGGCATCTGATGCTTGACGACCAGTCCGACGAGCTGCTGGCGATGACCGATCCGCTGGCAGAACGCGTCCGCAAGCTCGGCGGGCTGACGCTGACATCGATCGGGGCCATCGCCGCCCGACAGCGCATTGCCGACAACGACGCCGAATTCGTCCATCCGCATGAAATGCTGGCGGAGCTGCGCTCCGACAATGCCGATCTCGCGGCCCGCATGCGCGCCCTTCATGGCGTGTGCGACGAGCACAATGACGTGGCAACCGCAAGCCTTCTGGAGAACTGGATCGACGAGACAGAAAAGCGCGTCTGGTTCCTGTTCGAGATCCTTCGCTCCACCAACGCCTGA
- a CDS encoding DUF1275 family protein: MSRAALASILSFNGGYVDTMGFIALGGLFTAHVTGNFVTLGATIATGTGGVVAKLLALPVFCLTVMVVRRAGRWLQLSRYPVIPVFLVLQLVLFVIAAALAFDLPAHYSGSIGEILLGMVLVVAMAIQNALHRVHMTDLPPTTLLTGTTTQIMIDLSDLLWGGEASARAVLPKLAPLMRALLCFAIGCVGAALAYHFLHRFCFLFPPLLMVAALLTGHEGEGIPNSSLNRSLHMIPSGPKPDHLTGERQQSAGKVERDERNASADDILDETLRESFPASDPPASGRFE; the protein is encoded by the coding sequence ATGTCGCGGGCAGCGCTTGCATCGATACTGAGTTTTAACGGCGGCTATGTCGATACGATGGGGTTCATCGCGCTGGGCGGCCTGTTTACCGCGCATGTGACAGGCAACTTCGTGACCCTCGGCGCCACGATCGCAACCGGAACAGGCGGTGTGGTCGCCAAGCTTCTGGCACTACCGGTCTTCTGCCTCACCGTCATGGTCGTGCGGCGGGCAGGTCGGTGGCTGCAGCTGAGCCGCTATCCGGTGATCCCGGTTTTCCTTGTCCTTCAATTGGTGCTGTTCGTTATTGCCGCGGCGCTGGCCTTTGATCTTCCGGCGCACTATTCCGGCAGCATTGGCGAGATCCTGCTCGGCATGGTGCTTGTCGTGGCGATGGCGATCCAGAATGCGCTTCATCGTGTGCACATGACCGATCTGCCACCGACGACGCTGCTGACCGGGACCACAACCCAGATCATGATCGACCTTTCCGACCTGCTCTGGGGAGGCGAGGCTTCCGCCAGGGCGGTTCTGCCGAAGCTTGCGCCCTTGATGCGGGCACTCTTGTGCTTTGCCATCGGCTGCGTCGGGGCGGCGCTCGCCTACCATTTCCTGCATCGTTTCTGCTTTCTGTTCCCACCCCTGCTCATGGTCGCGGCGCTGCTGACGGGGCATGAGGGCGAGGGGATACCAAATTCCAGCCTCAATCGGAGCCTTCACATGATCCCGTCAGGTCCGAAGCCGGACCATCTCACCGGCGAACGTCAGCAGAGTGCCGGCAAGGTCGAACGCGATGAACGCAACGCTTCAGCCGATGACATCCTCGACGAAACGTTGCGGGAGAGCTTTCCGGCCAGCGATCCACCGGCGAGCGGACGATTTGAGTAA
- a CDS encoding alpha/beta fold hydrolase → MAENFITTEDGVEIFYKDWGPKDAQPIMFHHGWPLSSDDWDAQMMFFVNKGFRVVAHDRRGHGRSAQVSDGHDMAHYAADAAAVTAALDLKNAVHIGHSTGGGEALAYVARFGQPQGRVAGLVMVAAVPPIMVKSDSNPGGTPIAVFDDFRAQLAANRAQFFLDVASGPFYGFNRPDAKVYQGVITNWWRQGMNGSAKAHYDGIKAFSETDQTDDLKAITVPTLILQGDDDQIVPYKDASELQAKLVSGSQLKIYPGFPHGMLTTHAEVINPDILAFIQG, encoded by the coding sequence ATGGCCGAGAACTTTATCACCACCGAGGATGGCGTCGAGATTTTCTACAAGGACTGGGGTCCGAAAGATGCCCAGCCGATCATGTTCCACCATGGCTGGCCGCTTTCCAGCGATGACTGGGACGCCCAGATGATGTTCTTCGTCAACAAGGGCTTTCGCGTTGTCGCCCATGACCGCCGTGGCCACGGCCGTTCGGCGCAGGTGAGCGACGGGCACGACATGGCGCATTATGCCGCCGATGCCGCAGCTGTCACTGCCGCGCTTGACCTCAAGAATGCAGTCCATATCGGCCATTCCACCGGTGGCGGCGAGGCGCTTGCATACGTTGCCCGTTTCGGCCAGCCTCAGGGGCGCGTTGCCGGCCTCGTCATGGTTGCCGCAGTGCCGCCGATCATGGTCAAGTCCGACAGCAATCCCGGCGGCACGCCGATTGCTGTCTTCGATGACTTCCGTGCGCAGCTTGCGGCGAACCGGGCGCAGTTCTTCCTTGATGTCGCCTCCGGCCCATTCTACGGTTTCAACCGTCCCGATGCGAAGGTCTATCAAGGCGTGATCACCAACTGGTGGCGGCAGGGCATGAACGGCAGCGCCAAGGCCCATTACGACGGTATCAAGGCGTTTTCGGAAACCGACCAGACGGACGATCTCAAGGCGATCACCGTGCCGACGTTGATCCTGCAGGGCGATGACGATCAGATCGTGCCCTACAAGGACGCTTCCGAGCTGCAGGCGAAACTGGTGTCCGGCTCGCAGCTGAAGATCTATCCGGGCTTCCCGCACGGCATGCTGACCACCCATGCCGAGGTGATCAATCCCGATATTCTGGCCTTTATCCAGGGCTGA
- a CDS encoding helix-turn-helix domain-containing protein, which yields MIASLYSNDDHVVPGCASRFAPPTGLADWQCKKVIRFVAGNYERSLRVSDLASVARLSASQFSKSFRVSFGISPYDYVLRIRIEAAKDLLCCSDEPLSQIAYGCGLYDQAHLSRLFKRYVGTSPQRWRRFVKSEERCGTIRRSGAATLVRSQTVSRLN from the coding sequence ATGATCGCATCTTTGTACAGCAACGACGATCACGTCGTTCCCGGTTGTGCCAGCCGATTTGCGCCCCCGACCGGACTCGCCGACTGGCAGTGCAAGAAAGTCATACGCTTCGTCGCCGGCAATTACGAGCGTTCCCTGCGGGTCTCCGATCTCGCCAGCGTTGCGCGACTGAGCGCCAGCCAATTTTCTAAATCATTCCGCGTGAGTTTCGGCATCTCGCCTTACGACTATGTTCTCAGGATACGCATCGAGGCTGCCAAGGATCTGCTTTGCTGCTCCGACGAGCCCCTCAGCCAGATCGCCTACGGCTGTGGGCTCTATGATCAGGCCCATCTTTCCCGGCTTTTCAAGAGATATGTCGGCACATCCCCGCAGCGTTGGCGGCGTTTTGTGAAGTCTGAGGAACGATGCGGCACAATCAGACGGAGCGGTGCCGCGACCCTGGTGAGGTCGCAGACAGTCAGCCGATTGAACTAG